Proteins encoded together in one Papaver somniferum cultivar HN1 unplaced genomic scaffold, ASM357369v1 unplaced-scaffold_21, whole genome shotgun sequence window:
- the LOC113339424 gene encoding endoglucanase 16-like, with the protein MGLSLKLTAILLALFAISNHVHATFDYKDALTKSLIFLEAQRSGKLPANNRVKWRGDSALDDGKEVNLDLTGGYYDAGDNVKYGLPMAFTVTTLAWSAMFYHAELQETGELQHVHEAIRWGTDYFLKCASKKGRLYVQVGDPNADHQCWVRPENMKTPRTVLKIDQGQPGSEIAAETAAAMAASSIVFRATDRVYARRLLNKAKTLFKFAKEHKGTYDGECPFYCSYSGYNDELLWAASWLYIATKKPIYLSYIQEEAITANVAEFSWDLKYAGVQILLSKLYLEGEKTLETYKKQADNFICSALPDSPYHQIYTTPGGLVHLRDGANTQYVTGAAFLFSVYGDIIAQHNQKVTCGNQQFDSVHLLQFAKKQMDYLLGSNPRQSSYMVGFGNNPPQQAHHRGASVPVMPAGTEVSCPMSFTNWFSKDQPNPNELTGAIVGGPDKYDKFIDQRLQSPMEEPCTYVNSLAVGPLAKLATHHV; encoded by the exons ATGGGGCTAAGTTTAAAATTAACTGCCATTTTATTGGCATTGTTTGCCATATCTAATCATGTACATGCTACTTTCGATTacaaagatgcattaacaaaatCTCTTATATTCTTGGAAGCTCAAAGATCAGGTAAGCTTCCTGCTAACAACAGGGTTAAATGGAGGGGTGATTCTGCTCTTGATGATGGTAAAGAGGTCAAT TTGGATCTTACGGGAGGATACTATGACGCTGGAGATAATGTGAAGTATGGACTTCCTATGGCGTTTACCGTTACCACGCTTGCATGGAGTGCAATGTTTTACCATGCAGAGTTACAAGAGACCGGTGAATTGCAACATGTTCATGAAGCTATCAGATGGGGAACAGATTACTTCCTCAAGTGTGCATCTAAAAAAGGTCGTTTGTATGTCCAG GTGGGAGACCCCAACGCAGACCATCAATGTTGGGTTCGACCAGAGAACATGAAGACACCAAGAACTGTTTTGAAGATCGACCAAGGCCAACCTGGATCAGAGATAGCTGCTGAGACTGCTGCAGCAATGGCCGCTTCTTCAATTGTCTTCAGAGCCACAGACCGTGTCTATGCTCGTCGTCTCCTTAACAAAGCCAAAACT TTGTTTAAGTTCGCTAAGGAACATAAAGGTACCTATGATGGAGAATGCCCATTTTACTGCTCCTACTCGGGATACAAT GACGAGTTGTTGTGGGCTGCATCATGGTTATACATTGCAACCAAGAAACCAATTTACTTGAGCTATATCCAAGAAGAAGCCATTACTGCAAATGTTGCTGAGTTTAGTTGGGATTTGAAATATGCCGGTGTTCAAATTCTTCTATCCAAA TTGTATCTTGAGGGAGAAAAAACTCTAGAGACCTACAAGAAACAAGCTGACAACTTCATTTGCTCAGCACTTCCTGATAGTCCCTATCACCAAATTTATACCACCCCAG GTGGTTTGGTTCATCTTAGAGATGGAGCTAACACACAATATGTCACGGGAGCTGCTTTCTTGTTTAGCGTATATGGCGACATAATTGCTCAACACAACCAAAAAGTTACCTGTGGAAACCAACAATTCGACTCAGTACACCTTTTACAGTTCGCCAAGAAACAG ATGGATTATCTGCTTGGAAGCAACCCAAGACAAAGTTCATACATGGTAGGTTTCGGGAACAACCCACCACAACAAGCTCATCATAGAGGAGCATCAGTACCTGTAATGCCTGCTGGTACAGAAGTGAGTTGCCCCATGAGTTTTACAAACTGGTTCTCAAAGGACCAACCAAACCCGAACGAGTTAACCGGTGCAATTGTTGGTGGACCTGATAAATACGATAAGTTTATTGATCAAAGGTTGCAATCTCCCATGGAAGAACCATGTACTTATGTCAACTCCTTGGCTGTTGGTCCCTTAGCTAAGCTTGCTACTCATCACGTGTAA
- the LOC113339680 gene encoding molybdate transporter 1-like, protein MGDLGTYIPIVISLTLAKDLDLGITLIFTGIYNIVTGLLYGVPMPVQPMKTIAAVAISSSNEDFGIPEIMAAGICTGGILFVLGITGLMGLVYKIIPLPVVRGIQLSQGLSFALTSVKYIRKTQNFSKGKTGVDRQWFGLDGLVLALVCAGFIIIVNGAGEEAESDSHDKEGDQVDGDHTENSNRRVRSKLWKIIFSLPSAVIVFFLGIILAFIREPGITKQVRFGPSSVGIVKISWKAWKQGFIKGAIPQLPLSVLNSVVAVCKLSSDLFPGKDFSATSVSISVGIMNLAGCWLGAMPCCHGAGGLAGQYKFGGRSGGCVAILGAAKLVLGLVLGSSLVKILAEFPVGLLGVLLLFAGIELAMTSKDMNTKEEAFVMLVCTAASIGYNAAVGFVGGIILYLLLQLRNLSKGEKSSFRNCFNGNP, encoded by the coding sequence ATGGGTGATTTAGGTACTTATATACCTATAGTCATCTCATTAACATTAGCCAAGGATCTTGATCTTGGTATAACACTGATATTTACTGGTATTTAtaatattgttactggtttgCTTTATGGTGTGCCGATGCCTGTTCAACCTATGAAAACGATTGCAGCTGTTGCAATATCATCGAGCAATGAAGATTTCGGTATTCCAGAGATAATGGCGGCCGGAATATGTACAGGAGGGATATTATTCGTTCTTGGCATTACTGGATTGATGGGACTTGTTTATAAGATCATCCCATTACCTGTTGTTAGAGGAATTCAACTCTCTCAAGGTTTATCTTTCGCATTGACATCCGTTAAATACATTCGGAAAACTCAGAATTTCTCGAAAGGGAAGACGGGTGTTGATAGACAATGGTTTGGGTTGGATGGATTGGTTTTAGCTCTTGTCTGTGCtggttttattattattgttaatgGTGCAGGTGAAGAGGCAGAAAGTGACAGTCATGATAAAGAAGGTGATCAAGTTGATGGCGATCATACTGAGAATTCTAATAGGAGAGTAAGGAGTAAACTATGGAAGATCATATTCTCATTACCTTCAGCTGTGATTGTGTTCTTCTTGGGAATAATACTGGCTTTCATTAGAGAGCCAGGAATTACAAAGCAGGTAAGGTTTGGACCATCTAGTGTAGGCATTGTGAAGATTTCTTGGAAAGCGTGGAAGCAAGGGTTCATTAAGGGTGCAATTCCACAACTACCATTATCAGTATTGAATTCTGTTGTTGCAGTGTGCAAGTTATCGTCAGATCTTTTCCCGGGTAAGGATTTCTCAGCAACATCAGTATCAATTAGTGTTGGTATAATGAACTTGGCTGGGTGTTGGCTTGGCGCCATGCCATGTTGTCATGGGGCAGGAGGGTTGGCTGGGCAATATAAATTTGGAGGAAGAAGTGGTGGTTGTGTTGCAATTCTTGGTGCAGCTAAACTCGTGCTGGGTTTAGTTTTAGGAAGTTCACTAGTGAAAATTCTAGCTGAATTTCCTGTTGGATTGCTAGGAGTTTTGCTTTTGTTCGCGGGAATTGAATTGGCCATGACTTCAAAAGATATGAATACCAAGGAGGAAGCATTTGTAATGCTTGTTTGCACAGCAGCGTCAATTGGTTATAATGCGGCAGTAGGGTTTGTTGGAGGGATCATCCTTTATTTGCTTCTTCAGCTGAGGAATTTGAGCAAGGGTGAAAAGTCAAGTTTCAGAAATTGTTTCAATGGGAATCCATAA
- the LOC113339681 gene encoding ankyrin repeat-containing protein NPR4-like has protein sequence MRKVNGDTAQDVFTEEHKKMVATGEKWMKDTSGSCMVVATIIATVAFAAAFTVPGGNISDHESPKNGFPVFLERNTFAMFAVANAVALFSSITSVIMFLAIMTSRYTEEDFLKSLPQKLIIGLASLFLSMASILVAFGAAFTLVLRFRYPWAPIPIAIFGLISVLLFAFQDFPLFLEMVSVTYWPHVLTAKNRRPILSEKESRRSFKQSIKRTTEKEKEKEVSNKISDSEAVKK, from the coding sequence ATGAGGAAAGTTAATGGAGATACAGCTCAAGATGTATTCACCGAAGAACACAAGAAAATGGTGGCGACAGGAGAAAAATGGATGAAAGACACGTCTGGATCGTGCATGGTGGTTGCGACCATTATCGCTACTGTAGCATTCGCAGCTGCTTTCACTGTCCCAGGAGGTAATATTAGTGATCATGAAAGCCCTAAAAATGGCTTCCCAGTTTTCTTGGAGAGGAACACATTTGCAATGTTTGCGGTAGCCAATGCTGTAGCTCTATTCTCCTCAATCACCTCGGTTATTATGTTTTTAGCTATCATGACCTCCCGCTACACTGAAGAGGATTTCCTGAAGTCACTGCCACAGAAACTGATAATTGGTCTTGCAAGTTTGTTCCTTTCTATGGCCAGCATATTGGTAGCTTTTGGTGCAGCATTTACCCTTGTTCTTAGATTTCGATATCCATGGGCTCCGATTCCTATAGCGATCTTTGGTTTAATTTCTGTGCTCTTATTTGCTTTTCAAGATTTTCCTCTATTTCTTGAAATGGTAAGTGTCACGTATTGGCCTCATGTCTTAACAGCAAAGAACCGCCGGCCTATTTTATCTGAAAAGGAAAGCCGACGAAGTTTTAAGCAAAGCATTAAGAGAACGaccgagaaagagaaagaaaaagaagtttcAAACAAGATCTCTGACTCTGAAGCTGTTAAGAAATAA